In a single window of the Macadamia integrifolia cultivar HAES 741 unplaced genomic scaffold, SCU_Mint_v3 scaffold1350, whole genome shotgun sequence genome:
- the LOC122063538 gene encoding histone-lysine N-methyltransferase ATXR2 — MTSICTLDVEFADKIDTLLQPPSPHEVKDYFDKLIKTRQCRGINIKQDGKYGKGVYAVTEFAEDDLVLKDQMLVGAQHSSNKVDCLVCSYCFRFIGSIELQIGRKLYLQDLGLSASKECVEMHQHTSKGCYPDDSLDGEENSLMVDHENSESCTSSDQDDKVPRPKEVITALMNGDLVLPHSDQFSLPSVVPCPGGCGEANYCSKLCAEADWELFHSLLCTGERSGSSCKEALMKFVQHANETNDIFLPAAKAVSFTILNYKKLKAAHLENQEMGSEDNGFSLLLEAWKPLSMGYKKKWWNCIVLPDDVGSHDEASFRLQIRELAFTSLQLLKEAIFDKECAPLFSLEIYGHIIGMFELNNLDLVVASPVEDYFLYIDDLPCLEKEKAEKITRPFLDALGDDYSICCQGTAFFPIQSCMNHSCCPNAKAFKREEDRDGQATIIALRPISKGEEITISYIDEDLPFKERQGLLADYGFRCRCPKCLEDEP; from the exons ATGACGAGCATCTGCACTCTCGATGTCGAGTTCGCCGATAAAATCGATACGCTTCTTCAACCTCCATCTCCTCACGAAGTGAAG GACTATTTCGACAAGCTTATAAAAACCAGGCAATGCCGAGGTATCAACATAAAGCAAGATGGAAAGTACGGGAAGG GAGTCTATGCGGTAACAGAATTTGCAGAAGATGATCTTGTTTTGAAAGATCAAATGCTTGTTGGTGCTCAGCACAGTTCTAATAAG GTTGACTGTTTGGTATGTAGCTATTGTTTCCGTTTTATTGGTTCAATAGAACTTCAAATTGGGAGGAAACTCTATCTGCAAGACTTGGGTTTATCTGCGAGCAAGGAATGTGTGGAAATGCATCAACACACTTCAAAAGGGTGTTATCCAGATGATTCATTGGATGGAGAAGAGAATTCTCTTATGGTAGATCATGAAAATTCTGAATCTTGCACTTCAAGTGATCAAGATGATAAAGTTCCTCGCCCTAAAGAGGTTATCACGGCATTAATGAATGGTGACTTGGTTTTGCCTCACTCTGACCAGTTCTCCTTACCTTCGGTTGTTCCCTGTCCTGGTGGATGTGGAGAAGCAAACTACTGCAG CAAGTTATGTGCAGAAGCTGATTGGGAATTGTTTCATTCTTTATTGTGCACGGGAGAGAGGTCAGGATCTTCATGCAAGGAGGCACTTATGAAGTTTGTACAACATGCTAATG AAACAAACGACATTTTCCTCCCTGCTGCTAAG GCAGTTTCATTCACTATCTTAAATTACAAGAAATTGAAAGCAGCTCATCTTGAAAACCAAGAAATGGGTTCAGAGGATAATGGGTTTTCTCTGCTTTTGGAGGCTTGGAAACCATTGTCAATGGGTTATAAGAAAAA GTGGTGGAATTGCATTGTTTTGCCAGATGATGTTGGTAGCCATGATGAGGCTTCTTTTAGATTGCAAATAAGGGAATTAGCGTTCACG TCACTGCAGCTTCTAAAGGAAGCAATCTTTGACAAAGAATGTGCACCCT TATTTTCGCTTGAAATCTATGGGCATATCATTGGCATGTTTGAGTTAAATAACCT TGATTTGGTTGTAGCATCGCCAGTGGAGGATTATTTCTTATATATCGATGATCTGCCTTGTCTGGAAAAG GAAAAAGCTGAAAAAATAACACGGCCATTTCTTGATGCTCTGGGTGATGATTATTCCATTTGTTGTCAAG GTACTGCGTTCTTCCCCATACAAAGTTGTATGAACCATTCCTGTTGTCCTAATGCCAAAGCATTCAAAAGAGAGGAG GACAGAGATGGCCAAGCAACAATAATTGCACTCCGGCCCATCTCCAAAGGAGAAGAG ATTACCATTTCATACATTGATGAGGACCTACCTTTCAAAGAGAGACAAGGACTACTTGCAGACTATGGTTTCAGATGCAGGTGCCCAAAGTGCTTAGAGGATGAACCCTGA